One Cryptosporidium parvum Iowa II chromosome 1, whole genome shotgun sequence genomic window, aatctCAATGAAACATATTAACTTATACACTTCTCAATATAAGATTGTTTTAAGATTCTTATCTTATTTGGACCATTTACTCAATTTTATGTCTCATACTATTAAAGATCATATTCatgtaatattaatcattcttataaatattttatatttaaaccATAATATCATGAAGATAGCTAATAACAGCTTGGAATATGAAAAAGATATACAACAAGTATCTTTAAAGCTTCAAAATGATCATGATCTTATATTGGAAGAggatgaagaaaaagaagatacACAAAGAAAAATTGCAATCAATAGAGTTCGAATGACTTgtaaacaaatatttatttcaatttcaagtatattaaataattattctgAATTTTCAACCTGTTTCAAGTATTTGATATCTCCTATTTCTCccttattattatcaagttttgagaataatttgaaatctTTATCAAATCTTcatatttcttcaattatGAGTTTTATgataaatttatcaaaagaaGAAACTCTTTTGGATTTCTATACTTATTTATTTCCTAAAGTATTGTTGGATTTTagtatattattttcaaaagaaaatatctTATCTGGAATTAGAAATGGAGTAACAAAAGGAGTATCAAGTGAAAGATTTAATACAGGATCAGAGTTTGTTATTTCTactataataaatatgtaCTTGAATGTTTTATTGGGAGGTCAGGAAAGATCTATTTTATTACAAGAAACATTGAAAAGGAATAATTTAATGTTGAGtgattataataatactaatttaataattaaggACTTTTCTATATGCcaagaagaggaagaaggagatattatttctatatcTAGTCATCAATCTAATATTGAATCTACTTTAAATTctataattatttccaaaaaagGTTTAGAATTAGTATCTAATTgtattccaaatattatagAATCCCTTCAAAAGGTTATGCTTACAAGAAATATGAAGAAAACAAATAGTAGAcaagaaataattacatTCAAGGAgttaattttattgaaaattctaGCATTTGTGGAAATCAATAAGAGATCTTCACAAGATTTGATgaatatagaaaaattgGATGATCATTATAAAAACAATAGAAAAGATGAGCATTTgagtattattaaaatcattttattacttttactTTCTACAATAAGTAAGGTACATTCAAAGAATGAGAGTATAACTAGTTttaattggaatatttttaacttaattttaaatatgtTAAGGATTTTGGATCTAAATATACATATTAGAAAAGATAATGAAAAGGATGAGACACAAGATGATAAATTTTGTAAAGATAAGTTAATAGATAGAATTGGTtctttgataataataaacaatcAAGAATTGATAAATGGAGATATGAATAGTTtcaatttttcatttttgattttaatttctgatATTATGAGttatttacttttaaaGACTTCAAATTTAAAGCTTAGAAGTACAATTTCTGAgatctttttattttctgagTTATCTTTATCAGGAAAAGGAGGCCACTTTAACTTGATTTTAGATTCAATGGATGaatattgtaataattCGAATAGAAAAGTTAATGATTTACAAAAAGAAGAGTTATTAAACTTTGAAGgatttactattaattctattttgGTTAAACATAAAGATGTGATAGGTTTAAGTCCAGAAATTACTagtaatttgaatattttgataCCTTTAGCTATTTATGGGTTAAATAAACCAagtaagaaaaaaagagtaTTAGATTCATCtggaaatattgatttacAATTGGATATATTAAAGGATTTAGAAgtaatattggaattagATACTTGTATTaagatattgaataaaGATCTAAGGCTTTTATATTCCTTAATTTCTCAAcaattatatttgattGGAGGAAATGAAGGTGTagatttttcaatttcaagcTTAAGTTcaagatttattaaaaaattgattcTTTCTTGGTGTAATTCAATCAAAACAGTTATTTTGgataatttagaaataaatagaaatgataaagaaaaagatgtAATGATTGGatatatattgaatatacTTTTAAACCTTGTGATACCTTATCAAGAGGAAGTGATTAGATATTCTCAGGATTTGTTAATCAAGAGGAATATTTTACAATTACTTGACGTGATTATTGAGAATTTTACTCCATTATTAGACCAATTCAGTGTAAAGATGAGTATTTCTAGAGATCttttaatagaaaagtTCCATTTAAGCTTGTTTCCTATTATTACTTATACAACaattgaagataatgaGCAAGTaagattatttgaagaattgaCACATATACAAAAACATAGAAGAGCTAGATCTTTGAACTTCTTTGGAAGGCTTTCCAAGTTCtcttttgagaaatttggaaaagataaaatggataatattgaaaatgacATTATGTACTTGGGAAAGtataaaattcaaatccCTGTTAATGTTTACACTATTAAAACTATAGGAATTCCTTTAGCTTTGGATGCACTTCTTCAGAAGGGTTCAGGTAAAGAAACTTATAGTTTAAGTTTGGGAGACAATTCTTTGAGATCTATTGAAGCTTTtgctttattttttgactGGAGATTTTGTATTGATTTAACGGGGTACCTAATAAAATTACTAAGATTATTTCCACAAAGAAAGACATACATAATTAAGGCGATTTGTTCTTTATTGAATTCATttgattttcaaattaatgaaCTAGTTACCAGCAATATTTTGGACATCAGTGATTTGCAACACAAGGTTTCTTCAGTTAACGGCCAAGAACAGGATCAGGATCAGGATCAGGACCAGGACCAGGATCAGGATCAGGACCAGGATCAGAACCAGAACCAGAACCAGAACCAGAACCAGAACCAAGATCAAAACCATAACCAAGACCAAAATCAAGTCAGAGCTCAAAATCCAGGAAATAACCTAGAAGAACAACTCAATGAAATGCAGACAAGTATCAAGCAAAAGCTTTTACCTCTCTTGAGGTCAATTATGGTTGATAGAAGCTATAAAATAGATTCAAAGAATGAACAAAGTCAAATCATTAATCCACAACTTAAGCAAAAGAGTGGAGTTTCAAAATCTTCCTCTCAACAACATGGACTAATCAGATCTGACATTGtattaatcattattaGAGTTCTAAGATGTTTACCTTCAAAACAATTCCATTCAGAACTTCCAAGACTTATTACACAATTGATCATGGCACTTAAATCAAAAGATAGAGAAATTAGACGCAGCTCCAGATCATCCTTAAAATCTATTAGTAAGACTCTGGGAGTACAATATTTACCTTGGATATTTACTCAAATGTCCAGTATACTTACAACAGGGTATCAACTTCCTGTTTTAATCTTTACTGTACATTCAATACTTCATGAAATCTCCATTTCTCTccataatttaaataaaaacgAGTCAAATcctatattatttgatgattGTATTCCAATACTTGGTAAAATGGTTATTGAAGAACTTAATAGAATTGCTGATCCTGATAAAAGAACTACATCATTAGAAACTATTGATACTCCAATGACAGGATCTGTTGATGAAGGAAAATATGTTAGATCTCctcaaattattagaatcatatcaaaatttgtttCTCTCCAAGGAGCTgagaaattatttggattctTAGAAGATTTATTAAGTGGAAAACTTGGAAATAGAGAAGAGGCCAGTATTATTTCTGATTCTTTCAGccagaaatatttatattggTTAAagaatcttcattttcaattttgtATTGGATTTATCAACAATGAAAATTTTGGACAAAATACTAAACTCAAATTCtctatatataatttagcAAAAGGAGTAGTTATTGATAGAAGTATGATCAAAAATTATGATATCcgtatattaatttcatctcTTGATAAAAAGATCTTAAATTTATTCCAAGATCCTCTCAATTTAATAGAATCTATTAAGACTGGAACTTATAATCAATctattttatcaaatactAAAGCACCAAAAATTGATCGAATGGAAAGAAAAGAGAGGTATTATAAAATACAACCAGGAGCTTCCACTGGAAGAGGTACACATCAAGTTATTAAACGTCAAAAAGGATTTGAAAGTAAAGTTAAATCAGTTGTATTAAGTAGCTCttgtttatatttattgaacCAATTACTCAAAGTTGTTAATAATGTTAACTTACCAGAGTTAGTTTCTGAAGATAGAAATCtacaatatttttcaatcaATCTCCTTCTTGATCATCTTTTACCTCTTGTTACTATCAATTTTGCAAATGAATCCAGTGAATTAGCATCATTTTCATGTAAATGTTTAATCCgagttttatttattgaatctATGGAATCTACCAGAAATCTTGGTATTCTAGAAATTGATCATTTAGGATCACTTATTTCAAAAACTGCTCTAAGTATTATGGAGAGATCTGGagttaattctttaaacaCTTCTAATGGTATGgctgaattaatttcatcttctATGAAACTTTTTGTAGCTTTATTAATCAGACCAAAATCTGTTGAATGGTTTAATGGACTGTTTTTTGATCATAGTATGAAGAAAACTACTTTATTCTACACGAATATACTTAAACAACTACATATTacaattaatgataatagGCTTAGAATTACATCTCTTCAACTTTTGAgacaaattatattatatggAAAAGATCAAGTAACTGTATCTAGTGATTCTTTGGGTTCTCTTTATTCACTTGTTGATTCAGTTCTTCCTTTAATTGTTCAATATAGTGGTATGGAACCAAAAATTGTAGCTATGGGATGTAATATCTATGTAGATCTTCTATTATATTATCCAATGTCAGAGAAATCACAAAGACAAAGAATTTCAGTTTTACTTGGGAATTTACCAGATTATCCTACATCAGAAGGAAGACAAGCCTTACTAACAGCAATTCATACTTTAATTACTCGATTCCCTATAAGACTTATGATCGAATCTTATAATATAATGTTCCTAACTGGTTTAACTTTAGCTCTTTCTACTGAGACAGAAAGTAAACCAagaataatgataaaagaTATAGTTTTTGATATTCTTTCAATGTATAAAAACGATAATCAAGCAAgaatgaatttaattacTCTAGTTTTCAATGCTCTTGGTACTCTTACAAGTaacttaaatattaaatgtgGTCTTGTTATTTTAATAGAGTATATTTTAGAATTCTTCATATCTAAAGGAGAagttatttcttttaaagaGCTTGGAGATTTTGAGATCCTAATCTTTTCTGAACTAAATCAACttatttcaattctttCAGTTATTGATCTGGAAAACCAAGATAAAGAAGACGAAATTAATCAAGGTACcggtaataataatactaataataatattatatatagaTTGGAATATGAGACAATTAATCTCTTAAACTTGTTTCTACAAggagaatttgaaatttttgaatctaTTAATTTGACTTGGTTttctaaagaaaagattgaAAATAGAAAGATTTGGTCTAAGCTTTGGAATATAATGATTATTGATCATAAGAATAAAAGAGGATTGGAAAGTGGACATCTTTGGGTTAAGTCTTCTTTATACAGATTAGTGACTAATTTACTTAAGCAATGTCTTGCTGGTATTGTTGTTAAATCTCGTTCAAACAAGTTAGAAAAGTATTTTCTATTGGATTTCACTTTAAATCCCAAGATATTTACTAATCTATTTAGTAGAATAATTCCTTTGCAATTCAATTcaattcttgaatttgCTCCATGGCTTGCTCCAAAAGTTTTAGCTTGTATTCAacatttaattcttttatcTAATTTCCTTAAAGATGATTGGAATCCTTCAAAGAAACTTtcagaaattgataaagaagaagaaatgtCATTATCATCAggaaataatggaaatgaTTTGAATTGTCAATTAGCTTCATCTCTTTATAATAATGTTGAAACAAAGAAAGGatttaagaaaattaagatttcaaaagaaaatgaagttCAGGAAGATGATTGgttaattattgataaagGAGATAATTCAgaagataatgaagaagaagaagatgatgaatcATCAGGAGGAGGAGactcattttcattattttcatcttcaaaaactctaaaatcttcaatttctaCAGGAGGAAATGACTACAAGGATGATGTTGAGGATGCATTGGATGATTTTCTTCTTAATCAAATTCCAGAATCTACTGATTCTTATCAAGATAAGAATCAAAATAAGAAGATTAAGaataatactttaaaaGAAGAGGATTTTGATGAGGTTTTAAGTATAGATAATTCTACATTAGtattagaaaagaaatCTACAATAAGAATTGAAGCTTATTGGTGGTTAATTGATAGAATTTCATGTTGTAGTAGATTCTATTCTACTAGACCAGGGAATTTCAGAACAAGACTACTTTTAACATTAAAATCTCTTTATGATATGATAGGATTATTACCATTAGttattaatgattcaaGCTTTAATTGGGAGAATTCTATTGTCATAGGTTCACTCAAGCATGCAACAAGAGCTCTATATCAAAGTTCTACAATGCTTAAAAAACAAGATTTCACAGAAAAAGGATTCCctatatataatataacaaattttgaatggGTTCAAGATATACAAAAGTTTGGAGTATATCAAATTATAGGTCAGACTTGTTTATTTGCTCAAAGAGCAGTTGAAAGATGGGACAAAGTCTTTAATGATATTGGAAAAGCAAACATTTTGTTAGATTGTCTTTCAGATGCTAGAAAGAGTGTAATATCAAGTAGAATGGAAAGAAAGACAAAATTAAGATTAGATACTGTTAGAAATCCAGAAATAGCTTTCAAGAGAAAGAAAGCAATGAGAGAAAGGATTAGAGAAAACAAAAAGAGGAAGTTAAAAGTAAAGATTGAGAATAGAAAGTTAAATAGGGtttgaattattcaatttgaagaaagatcacaaaaatgatgatggaataataatattatttgttataTAAATAGGTATCgtaaataattcaaaaagaataaaaattaaagatcaAGTTAGAAAAAAGACTTTTTTAGTTGGATTTTAATAAGCTTTAGTTAAGTtttctaattaatttattattttgagaaattaacaaatttgaaatgTCTTTTCATCCCTTCAGATGATTATGATAGAAATcttcatcaaataaattcatctttggaatcttattattataatttgcAATAGACATTGCAGAAACACTTAATTGAAGATTTGTATTAGAATCAAACTCCAAAAGGATATCAGCTGGTTCCAATTGAATATCTTTCTCAGCAAGTTCTTGACATAATCTAGATATATCGTCAATTGTGATAATCCTAGAGGATATAATTGAATCTTTATACTGAATTCCATCACAGAAATCTCTTTTAATTTCTCGACACTCTTCAGGATCTTGAATTTGGCAAGGATCTAAAACATTTGTAATTCTTAGAACTTTTGAATCCAAATTACGTGTACCTAAAGAATAAGTATCTTCTAGAGTGAATAGTAGTTGTAATGCAGTTTCTTGTCCTAAATAAAAAGCATTATCTTTGGTAATTGCTCCATTTATGGTTGTATGggaattcaaattattaataggaTTTAATACTGAATTGTAAGGTgattgaatatttgttcCCGATCCTCCAACTGCTgttgaagaagatgatgattgTAGTGCTTGAGAATAGTCATTTGGTCTAGAGACTTTAATTTTGGATCCCATACAAGCAAAACCATCTAATTGAAGAGCTTTTTCAGTTTCTTCTACAGTTCTAAATTCAACAAAACCATAATTACCTTTTTTTTGAGCAAACCAAACACACAATATAGGATTTTCATTGGGATTTAAACATAATCCTCTCAATGCCATTTCCTGCCAGACAATTTGTTGAAAGCTTGATTCAGTAAGACCTAGATTTATAGGTAGATTACCAAAATAAAGCCTTCTAAACCTTCTTGTATTATTCATTGTAGCTGGATCCATTGATGCTGTACTTCCAGTTTTTGCTACCCATTGGAATCCATCATAGAAGACGGGAGTGGGCTCTTTACCTTCGCTTTGAGCAAGTTTTTGAAATCCTCCAGCCTTTTTAATACATCTAAAAAGAAAGGTTTAAAtgttaaaatattcaataatgaattaataaaaaaaaaacaaactTACTTTGCTTGcattcttcttcttcttctttccCTCTCTCTAGatctttctctttcttcAGAAAATGATCTATTAACATAATTTTCATGTCTGTCTCGGTACCTATTTAAATATCTGATATTATTCCAATTTCTGTCTCCATGATTATAACTATCTCTTTCATAGTCGTTGTAGTGACTATTTCCATGATCATAGTTGTATCCATGACTTGGTCTATTTCCATATTCACTGTTTTTGTTAATAGCATAATCATTATCGTAGCCTTGGTCATAGTAATTCTCATTTCTGTAATATTGTGATCTATTTCGAGAAGTTTTTGTATTCGAATTAGAGATATATTCCTCATCAGAACAAGAATATGATCTGGTTCTGGGGTTGGATTTGgatttgtatttattttgagaCTCAGATATATGCTTTGATCTTGAAGAATGCCTAGATCTTGAGACACTTCTACTTTTGCTTCTGTTACATTCTTTATCAAAATCTCTATCTCTTTGCCTAACTTTGTCtctaattttatttcttccatcatttttattttcgCTTTTATTCGTTTTAATACTTGGACTTCTACTTCTACTAGTACTTCTACTTGAATTTATGGGTCCAGGGACAGATTTAGAGTGAGAATAAgttgtaatattatttaactcATAATCTTCATCACCAACCCTTTGAGTTGTGGTAATTCTAGAATGATTTTTAACATTACTTCTAAGGTATTTAAATTCGGATCTTTCATGAGCTCTTCCTCTATTCTCTATTCTGTCTCCAGAGCTTGAAACGGATCTTAACTTTTGTGATCTTCTCGAGTGAGAAAAGTCTCTCTCATCTTGGCGTTGGTGGTTATAATGATGACGATGATAATAGCCATCGTTAAATTCTTCCGGACTGGATTCATAGTTTCTTTTTACTCTTTCTTTAGACCTTCCTCTTTCTAttgattttctttgaaCTTGTCTTGACCCTGCCCTTGGACATGACCTTGAATTCGatcttgaatttgataGTGACATAGATTCAGATCGATACCTATTTTCTGAGCTAGATTTTGACATTGATCTTGAACTTGACTTAAATTTTTGCCTTGTGTTCGTTTTGGCTGAAGAATATCTTCTTCTATCATAGGAAGAGTTTGAGCTTGATCTAGATGCtttagaagaattaaaaCCTCCTCCTTTGAAGGAAGATTCCCCTCTTCTTCGATGATCTCTGCTGCTCATTTCAATTCTAACTTAATCTTTTCAAGCTTTAAGAAATTGAAGGAAAAAAATCTTGgagaaaaaatttgatgatgCTTACCACTTAAGTATATATGGATGGTACAATTGGACTTATTCtcttaattaattaatttcaagaaaCTTTAATTTCAGCCTCTTTCCAtatcatttaaataaaaaataacaataattccaatgcttgctattaatttttaccacgctcaaaaatatttgggcatattaaaaaaaaatatagaaaaagtGCACTAACGGGGAATCGAACCCCGGTCGAAACGATGGCAACGTTTCATCATACCACTAGACCATTAGTGCTCACGTGACATTTTGTCGAATGagataattaatattgtattAGGTTTTTAAGGAGTATAAAGTGTAGAGTGAAGATTGTTGTGATAACGATAAATAATTAGTGGGAAATTAGGGGAggtaaaataaaaataaaaaaaaatatatttagaGCAAGgagaaaatataattgaataaaataattagtatttgaaaaaagGTTGTAATTTTTACcttatttgtattaaattcttgattttgataatttatttggagAACAAAATCCAATAAATTAATGTGGAAATGTGTATTTGTTTATATTACTCAAAAAGTGAATTTTCATAGGTTAGTTTAAGAATGAATAAGAACAATAATGTATGTCTtggaagaagaggaagacCTAAAAAAAACCAGCCAAAGCCTTCTCTAATTGACTGTATTGAAGCTCTTTCGGAGATTGATAACTTTAGTTTTTTCCCAATATATAAAAGagaattatcaaataaaaacttCAGTGAGATAAAGCAAATTTTTAAGTTGAACAATAATTTCAGTAGTTGGTACACTTTGAATAAATCTTCATCCATAATGGATTGTCAGAGTgattttttgaatgaaGATACCTTAAACTCTACATCCACTTCTGATAATTCGATCAAAGTTTCATTCAATAATGATTTGGAAGAAATGGTACTAAATGTGAATTCAGGAATAAAAACAAAGTCAGATTTTATGccatttcttttctttacCAATGGCCATGTTTGGAAAATGGCATTTAGTCCTCCATCtcattcaataaataagaTTTTTCTTGCCATAGGTATTCATTCACATGAATCCCCCATTTCtcaaataaacaaaagatATAATGACAAAGGAATAATCCAAATTTGGAGTATTCCTTTTCAAAATCCAGAAAATGAGGCTGATAACTCTTTATTACCTCAACAAGTTTTTGAGATTTATCATAATGGTCAGTTTTGCAGATTTCTTGAATGGATTCCCCAAAGTGAGAAACCAGAAAAAGGATCAGCTGGACTCCTTTTTTGTGTTCTAGGAGATGGAGTTGCATATTTACTTTCTATTCCTTTGCTTAATAATATGATATTAAATCGATTCAATATTGATGATTTGGTTGTTTGgaaatattcaaatccATATTACACAATTTGTTCTGCTTCTATTCGTATTCCAGATGTTGAAGCAGAATACTTAAGAATTGTTGGAACTACTGTTGAAGGGATCTTATTAGTATGGACTTTTGAAGCAGAATCTAATTCTAAACAAAACTTGGTGCTTCTAAATCCTTCAGAACAAATTATCTTAGTATCCCAAAATATTCCACTCCTTTCAGCTTCTTGGTGTCCCATTTACTCCTCAAGTTTGATCGCCGTTTGTGATTACAATGGAAAAATCTCAATTGTTGATATTAGAAGAAGcagtaataatttaatcaaGGAATTTGAATTACCAAATAGACCAATAACATGTATTATTTGGAGTAgatttgttaataatatctaCCTTTCTCATGGAATTGGAGCCATAGTTTTGTCAGTTGAGACAGGCGATTATACCCAATTCACTATTGAGGCATACaataagaagaaaaaatattcaaaatatgaGGAAGAACAAATTTCTCCTATTTTGGGTTCCAGATCCTGGACATGTAGTTCATTTCTTCATCATGCAATATTTGGATTCAATGATGGATCAACAATTATTGGACCTTgctttgaatttgaatccAAGTCTTTCCAAGAAACGATTTTGATCAAGGCTTTGGTaacaaatttaaatgaaaatgaaccAATTCATATTGACGAGGTAGctgatgataataatgttGAAATGAACAATGAGTTATCTTCTATCGAATACAATGATCCCCACGatgtaaataataacttaGATAATGAATTAGAGGCAGTCA contains:
- a CDS encoding splicing factor U2AF like SnRNP auxilary factor large subunit, RRM domain, translating into TFLFRCIKKAGGFQKLAQSEGKEPTPVFYDGFQWVAKTGSTASMDPATMNNTRRFRRLYFGNLPINLGLTESSFQQIVWQEMALRGLCLNPNENPILCVWFAQKKGNYGFVEFRTVEETEKALQLDGFACMGSKIKVSRPNDYSQALQSSSSSTAVGGSGTNIQSPYNSVLNPINNLNSHTTINGAITKDNAFYLGQETALQLLFTLEDTYSLGTRNLDSKVLRITNVLDPCQIQDPEECREIKRDFCDGIQYKDSIISSRIITIDDISRLCQELAEKDIQLEPADILLEFDSNTNLQLSVSAMSIANYNNKIPKMNLFDEDFYHNHLKG